Proteins encoded in a region of the Nicotiana tomentosiformis chromosome 9, ASM39032v3, whole genome shotgun sequence genome:
- the LOC138899051 gene encoding uncharacterized protein, translating into MCKYHSTHGHRTKDCRQMREEVAHLFNKGHLREFLSDRAKKHFKNRDSIRQNEQEEPQHVIHMIVGGLDVPQGPVFKRTKVSITREKWTQGYVPEGDLFFIDEDAEGILQPHNDALVISVLMNKIQVKHVLIDPGSSANIIRSRVVEQLGLQDQIMPAARVLNGFNMASETSKGEITLPVNVAGTIQETKFHVTEGDMRYNALLVKTWIHNMRAVPSTFHQVLKFPTSEGVKTVYGEQPAANEMFAVDEVILVSELLSTKG; encoded by the coding sequence atgtgcaaatatcacagCACCCATGGTCATAGAACAAAAGATTGCAGACAGatgagggaggaggtagcccattTGTTCAAcaaagggcatcttcgagaattcttaagtgaTCGGGCTAAAAAACACTTCAAGAACAGAGATTCAATTAGACAGAATGAGCAAGAAGAGCCACAGCACGTGATCCACATGATTGTTGGAGGGCTCGATGTTCCTCAGGGGCCCGTATTCAAACgcaccaaggtgtcgatcacaagggaaaaatggactcaAGGCTACGTACCAGAAGGGGACTTATTTTTCATTGACGAGGATGCAGAGGGGATCTTACAACCCCACAACGacgcactagtaatatctgtccttatgaataaaattcaagttaaacatgttttgattgatccaggtagctcggccaatattattcgatcgagggtcgtagaacagcttgGCCTACAAGATCAAATTATGCCTGCAGCCCGAGTACTTAACGGCttcaacatggcaagcgaaacTAGCAAAGGTGAAATTACTTTGCCAGTGAACGTGGCCGGGActatccaagaaacaaagttccatgtgaccgagggtgacatgaggtacaacgccctgctCGTAAAGacttggatccataacatgagggcagtaccctcgacctttcaccaagttctgaagtttccgacatcggagggagtcaaaacagtgtacggggaACAACCCGCCGCCAATGAGATGTTTGCAGTCGATGAAGTAATACTAGTATCGGAACTCTTATCAACGAAGGGATGA
- the LOC104085818 gene encoding mediator of RNA polymerase II transcription subunit 18: MECVVQGIIETQHVEALEILLQGLCGVRKQSLRIHELCLKSVPNLGLVASEIRLLCDLEQPEPTWTVRHVGGPMRGTGAEQISVLVRPMIESKISKNALRMFYALGYKLDHEQLRVGFAFHFQRGAQITVTVSSINKMLKLHATDEAVPVTPGIQLVEVTAPASSENYTEVVAAVSSFCEYLAPLLHLSKPGVSTGVVPTAAAAAASLMSDGGGTKM; encoded by the exons ATGGAGTGTGTGGTTCAGGGAATTATTGAGACTCAA CATGTTGAGGCCCTCGAAATTCTGCTTCAAGGGCTTTGTGGTGTACGTAAACAAAGCTTAAGGATCCATGAACTGTGCCTTAAGAGTGTTCCAAACCTAG GCTTAGTAGCATCAGAAATACGCCTCTTATGTGATCTTGAGCAGCCGGAACCCACATG GACTGTTCGACATGTTGGTGGTCCGATGAGAGGCACTGGTGCTGAACAAATCTCCGTCTTGGTGAGACCGATGATAGAAAGCAAAATAAGCAAGAATGCATTGCGCATGTTTTATGCACTTGGCTACAAGCTAGACCACGAGCAGCTGAGAGTTGGTTTTGCATTTCATTTCCAAAGAGGTGCCCAGATAACTGTTACAGTTTCATCCATCAACAAGATGTTGAAACTTCATGCAACTGATGAGGCAGTGCCTGTGACACCGGGCATACAGCTAGTTGAAGTGACAGCACCTGCTTCATCTGAAAATTACACTGAAGTTGTTGCTGCTGTATCGTCCTTCTGTGAATATCTTGCACC GCTCCTCCATTTGTCAAAACCTGGTGTGTCAACAGGGGTTGTTCCTACTGCAGCTGCAGCAGCTGCATCTCTCATGTCAGATGGCGGAGGCACAAAAATGTAG